A stretch of Besnoitia besnoiti strain Bb-Ger1 chromosome V, whole genome shotgun sequence DNA encodes these proteins:
- a CDS encoding aspartokinase (encoded by transcript BESB_059500), giving the protein MKFGGSSLAAPDNIRRVVDIIERELPSRPVVVLSAIGKTTDHLVELGRIALKEKRVKTSELHGFHLKLIEGLGLCEADVPEVWTIEEEIDRLLTGISLIRELSPRTEDLLMSYGERLSIRIVAAYMSKIRGLPAKPLDAWEVGLRTSTGSGSSQALKVQVEILPSAFDEIGAFFESLKSAYTYVPVVTGFIAKDKHGNVTTLGRSGSDFTAAIVGAGVRASEVQIWTDVDGVLTADPRVVKGARSVQKISFDQASELAYFGAKVIHPKTMLPAMKHDIPVRVKNSYNPAHPGTLVVRLPSSGESSPGSPISNAVTVVTYQRDITVVEVNSTRMLGAHGFLARLFTICDQLDISIDVVATSEVSVSLSLEKDTSEDKIEKLQESLSSFSTTSVRRGKALVSIVGNLARCNEIVARTCNALTEIGVTMQLISCGTSKVNFTFCVDDADVCRVVQAVHDALFDLDSTTCTTPSA; this is encoded by the exons ATGAAATTCGGGGGCAGCAGCCTGGCAGCGCCTGACAACATCCGCCGCGTAGTAGACATCATCGAGCGAGAGCTCCCGTCCCGccccgtcgtcgtcctctccgcgaTCGGCAAGACCACAGACCACCTTGTCGAGTTGGGGCGCATCGCTCTGAAGGAAAAGCGTGTCAAAACCTCCGAACTGCACGGCTTCCACCTGAAG CTTATCGAGGGCCTGGGCTTGTGCGAGGCCGATGTGCCCGAGGTGTGGACGATTGAGGAAGAAATTGACCGCCTCCTCACAGGCATTTCGCTCATTCGCGAACTCTCTCCTCGCACCGAAGACCTCCTCATGAGCTATGGCGAGCGCCTTTCCATCCGCATAGTCGCAGCTTACATGAGCAAAATTC GCGGGCTCCCGGCGAAGCCGTTGGACGCCTGGGAGGTGGGCTTGCGAACGTCAACGGGGTCGGGCAGCAGCCAAGCTCTTAAGGTGCAGGTAGAAATCCTCCCGTCTGCCTTTGACGAGatcggcgccttcttcgagtcgctcaagagCGCATACACCTACGTCCCTGTCGTTACAGGGTTCATTG CCAAGGACAAGCACGGAAACGTCACGACTCTCGGACGCAGCGGGAGCGACTTCACCGCGGCGATCGTTGGGgccggcgtgcgcgcctccgaAGTTCAGATTTGGACGGACGTCGACGGCGTGCTGACCGCGGACCCGCGCGTCGTcaaaggcgcgcgcagcgtgcAAAAGATCAGCTTTGACCAGG CGTCTGAGCTTGCCTACTTCGGGGCCAAAGTGATCCACCCGAAGACGATGTTGCCAGCCATGAAGCACGATATCCCCGTCCGAGTGAAAAATTCCTACAACCCGGCGCACCCCG GCACCCTGGTTGTGCGGTTGCCCTCGAGCGGGGAGTCATCCCCTGGGTCGCCGATCTCGAATGCCGTCACAGTCGTCACGTATCAGCGCGACATCACCGTAGTTGAGGTGAATTCCACGCGCATGCTGGGAGCGCACGGttttctcgctcgtctctTCACCATCTGCGACCAGCTCGACATCTCCATTGAC GTCGTCGCGACATCCGAGGTCTCCGTTTCCCTCTCGTTGGAGAAAGACACGTCTGAAGACAAGATCGAGAAACTTCAGGAGagcctctcctctttctcaaCGACATCTGTTCGA aGAGGCAAGGCTCTCGTGAGCATTGTGGGAAACCTGGCCAGATGCAACGAGATTGTTGCTCGCACCTGTAACGCCCTAACAGAAATCG GCGTGACGATGCAGCTGATCTCATGCGGCACATCGAAAGTGAACTTCACCTTCTGcgtcgacgacgcggacgtGTGCAGAGTTGTGCAGGCTGTGCACGACGCGCTTTTTGACCTTGACTCAACGACATGCACCACGCCTTCCGCCTAG
- a CDS encoding hypothetical protein (encoded by transcript BESB_059510), translating to MERRSVATPHVDPLLPSLMPLSATSPEASEHRESRCRSLEREILDDLPMKIHIGHTDFETRRNVVRFARLLSLEMRARPQAVSALSNKDLEPIKQWMLEIESYEERSCLSTCSTEPTLMHDTDETRPQESAGEDMACGSGTAACPTTDGGGLSKEDVYWTVRLARPVVECLYVKKVSRLVQELQKISSDAAARVQEFCNSCATADSTHGTDSVNQFELRETVPRQFKRRRILSTEGEVQFGSIRWTSSGRYEFFEFVDDLGSLLKHQPCYDMGVHPNLKIKFSTKGYKLAHLWRRFILKGGNGRTEFPDDTDILYHTDPDASCVCEGRGWVEGNWTCTCVRDLIGRIRIMEPVGAVFASAVFALLCRYHSICGSQNQGKGLHYAIPPRVLDVLHDDMQVNCELFASPFNVHLADYCSIFPDVDVMFGSGGSFFDSSFEPVEGSFEANPPFDEVIMARMVTRILCWLKGSEGVEGESRPLSFCLALPDWSNGPSDFMDMITKTEFLRYSEVLPGGKHVFVSGFQHFCHASDLEVPAVCGTFFAVLQNEAASKVWPVTDAFKQRLKAAWSTPEPSESSCELL from the coding sequence ATGGAGCGGCGGTCGGTCGCCACTCCGCATGTCGATCCCCTTCTTCCTTCACTGATGCCACTTTCGGCAACTTCACCTGAAGCTTCGGAACACAGAGAGTCCAGGTGTCGTTCACTTGAACGAGAAATCCTCGATGACCTGCCCATGAAGATCCACATTGGGCATACGGACTTCGAGACACGCAGAAACGTCGTGCGGTTCGCTCGGCTGCTTTCCTTGGAGATGCGCGCACGCCCACAGGCTGTGTCAGCACTCTCCAATAAAGATTTGGAGCCGATCAAGCAATGGATGCTTGAGATAGAGAGCTACGAGGAACGCTCATGTCTCAGTACGTGTAGCACTGAGCCCACTTTGATGCATGACACCGATGAAACGCGCCCTCAGGAATCAGCCGGGGAAGATATGGCCTGCGGGAGCGGTACGGCTGCTTGTCCGACGACAGATGGAGGAGGTCTCTCTAAAGAAGACGTGTATTGGACAGTCAGACTGGCGAGGCCGGTCGTTGAGTGCTTGTACGTCAAGAAGGTGTCCCGGCTTGTGCAGGAACTTCAGAAGATTTCCTCCGACGCTGCCGCACGAGTTCAAGAATTCTGCAACTCGTGTGCGACCGCCGACAGCACACATGGAACAGACAGCGTGAATCAGTTTGAATTGCGGGAAACGGTGCCTCGGCAATTCAAGCGACGCCGGATACTCTCTACAGAGGGCGAAGTGCAGTTCGGATCTATCAGGTGGACGAGTAGCGGAAGATACGAGTTTTTCGAGTTTGTGGATGACCTGGGCTCCCTTCTCAAACACCAGCCGTGTTACGACATGGGCGTACATCCTAATCTAAAGATCAAGTTTAGCACCAAGGGATACAAGCTAGCTCATTTATGGAGGCGGTTCATTCTGAAGGGCGGGAACGGTAGAACTGAGTTTCCAGACGACACTGACATTCTGTATCATACGGACCCGGATGCCAGCTGTGTCTGTGAAGGTCGGGGCTGGGTGGAAGGCAACTGGACATGTACATGCGTGCGTGACCTTATAGGTCGAATTCGGATTATGGAACCGGTAggcgccgtcttcgcttccgcaGTCTTTGCGCTTTTATGCAGATATCATTCGATATGCGGAAGCCAGAATCAAGGAAAAGGGTTGCACTACGCCATACCTCCCAGAGTGCTCGACGTCCTTCACGATGACATGCAAGTCAACTGTGAGCTCTTCGCTTCCCCTTTCAACGTGCACCTCGCCGACTATTGCTCGATCTTTCCGGACGTTGACGTGATGTTTGGCAGCGGGGGTTCTTTCTTTGATTCTTCGTTTGAACCTGTAGAGGGCTCGTTTGAGGCGAATCCGCCCTTCGACGAGGTCATTATGGCTCGCATGGTGACGCGGATACTCTGTTGGCTCAAAGGAAGCGAAGGGGTGGAGGGAGAGTCGCGGCCTCTGTCTTTCTGCTTAGCTTTGCCGGACTGGTCAAACGGCCCGTCCGATTTCATGGATATGATAACCAAGACTGAGTTTCTCAGGTATTCAGAAGTCCTCCCTGGAGGCAAGCACGTTTTTGTCAGCGGATTCCAACATTTCTGTCATGCATCTGACCTTGAGGTCCCAGCAGTATGCGGCACGTTTTTCGCTGTACTGCAAAATGAAGCTGCATCAAAGGTGTGGCCTGTCACTGACGCCTTCAAGCAGCGTCTGAAGGCGGCCTGGAGTACACCGGAGCCATCGGAGAGTTCTTGTGAACTTCTTTAA
- a CDS encoding hypothetical protein (encoded by transcript BESB_059520), with translation MMADICHSDAYRGILARLSELEAAKRILDYDLQTERLKQQENEKLCAALEQDVMELESEIWESQKRLRQRNEQVKYHEEARISIEKSIEHEMSAHSALKQELDETMTEKKRRSEEADRETFRRVCQVKELLGRLGVESGDRMAATTDAEARTGVDREITLAHAHVDFENLSAMKEDSLVKLLGAKNDALLRTGYACFRQAKDSVDMRAELLDEAATTMRRKFECGSMLGTSTADAVDFELRLVDTVLQMSLPDCLNEFDETAAKVSILKQLIGGDIEWLYESPARLLGQAYLQKMLEEERMENAESVPNAKNSDRVAA, from the exons ATGATGGCCGACATATGCCATAGTGATGCGTATAGAGGTATACTTGCAAG GTTGAGTGAACTCGAGGCAGCTAAGCGGATCCTGGACTATGACTTGCAAACCGAACGACTCAAGCAACAGGAAAATGAAAAGCTTTGTGCTGCC CTCGAGCAAGATGTCATGGAGCTTGAATCTGAAATATGGGAGTCTCAGAAACGCCTCCGACAAAGAAACGAACAGGTCAAATATCATGAGGAAGCGCGCATCAGTATCGAAAAGAGTATCGAACACGAGATGTCGGCGCACTCTGCGTTGA AGCAAGAGCTTGATGAGACTATGACGGAAAAGAAACGCcggagcgaggaagcagaccgTGAAACCTTTAGACGTGTCTGTCAGGTGAAAGAGCTCCTCGGCCGCTTGGGCGTAGAATCAGGAGACAGAATGGCTGCGACCACGGACGCCG AGGCACGCACTGGCGTTGATAGAGAAATAACTCTAGCACACGCTCACGTTGACTTCGAGAACCTGTCTGCGATGAAGGAAGACAGCCTTGTAAAGCTCCTTGGTGCGAAAAACGATGCGCTTCTACGGACCGGCTACGCGTGCTTCAGA CAAGCAAAAGACAGCGTTGATATGAGGGCAGAGCTACTGGATGAAGCCGCTACTACAATGAGGAGGAAGTTTGAGTGTGGGTCTATGCTCGGAACCTCGACCGCTGATGCGGTAGATTTTGAACTCAGACTG GTTGACACCGTCCTGCAAATGAGTCTTCCGGATTGTTTGAATGAATTTGATGAGACTGCAGCAAAGGTGTCGATTTTGAAGCAGTTAATTGGGGGGGATATCGAGTGGCTCTATGAGAGTCCAGCCCGGCTTCTAGGACAGGCCTACCTACAGAAAATGCTTGAGGAAGAAAGAATGGAGAACGCGGAATCAGTCCCTAATGCCAAAAACTCGGACAGAGTCGCTGCCTAG
- a CDS encoding hypothetical protein (encoded by transcript BESB_059530), translating into MEAASHPQPDSAPREGYVVSQEMDCLPSPADHFERALQVPPSVEVVLHKLLDGLDRAVNAWQVQQLFLLQQELSAFHLSLREQSAKLDAEAQRFVKTETTCTSETNNAAKLPLSSLVFSLLIRLVLRSIANRPLFEEAQPPANASDVASSTASTSSSPFFQQIRRFSLLLHVNEERALFSRYPPLPTLEISEEPLSSSSSLSSCTSLHTFLLTAKASLKAKRIAVEQLFSFLHDSELQNLLTPSIQDFAALELVKIDTTLRALLPALRRTATVLADATATEALRASLRPSFYSFALPGQAQTGGESSAGDEARHEEGSAGVLATRLLALWSTSLRRFLQASLGVYVPSSSDKQRALIDLSFVAFSPAEASPHILEAFLAFCSPASARCLDDGAASLLPADAEPRKRRRHHSQDGDGAGEPLASLDILKEVLLCYRDFIASVFHSLEGAWRASGRARPWRVRSEDEGEEAREREDFYATLEEASSLSPSFSAFIEASDSQERRRRTRHSARTHGDAEAEEPQPFLPLHFPGAAGERPSVVDRLLTSSDDPAGLPHLLRLITCLVDALLARAARAVNATGCLAACPLFDAAKAAEKCPSSAKRARARGHAASSNAAGRSAEQAPARAAPVAGGDAGWRGDCEASAEPEKTTLGRERGDDRADEAPGSRETTDWASVEACVPLAFSLCGSFLKLLRLCVDMGPALASVSPGLAPSAGGSGGVEAFVAEATSACLRRCMHLESLASHLRARRGSNAPSCACSATCAYPRTTRLALGFRCAPALVAVAVLCTRPRTFVVDGEALRDEAVEEQLADETEDSPFALPSLFAAMQADEDFRRDVFSVLAFDSKFSFLLYRLPYSLARGALEFLAAHQPNEARRRWPFYVLLSSVRALYEDRQEDGAWLESAIASTCMHQPAAARASQSLCFPTWQGLQEASLSADGDAFSVVDLYRDLLAGASECEDFVPQRLFFLGLARTLAAGPRLEVSNTTLRLQQQLRHTQMRSFPRAVLLDDIALDMLCASLQCALLGRCQGVLEKIDVFEQVIALVERRLTENFAKHRLFALRTLREVARLLPTLLLAEALTRPLFTQFWSLVFRVDSLLFLPLLSLFRGSEGGTSLLDAQQSSSSEPSFSAGLGALLESLSYELLCRYGPSLLTLQPNTAPPDENVFRALSSLLSSRGAEVPTSSSPVAPPPASPPSAAENGLGGSGEPSAERREKELDLKDLLLVLLAFYVQKQQELAAAATQASSACNPMRLSGDSSPRQVGAAAAVAFGPQDGACL; encoded by the exons ATGGAGGCTGCAAGTCATCCTCAGCCCGACTCCGCCCCACGGGAAGGATACGTTGTTTCTCAGGAAATGGATTGTCTCCCTTCTCCCGCTGACCATTTTGAGCGAGCGCTACAGGTTCCGCCGTCTGTGGAAGTTGTGCTTCACAAACTTCTGGATGGTCTCGATAGGGCTGTCAATGCATGGCAGGTCCAGCAGTTGTTTTTACTGCAGCAGGAGCTCTCCGCGTTCCACTTGTCTTTGCGGGAACA GTCTGCCAAGctggacgccgaggcgcagcgcttTGTAAAGACGGAAACCACCTGCACTTCGGAGACAAACAATGCAGCGAaactgcctctctcctctcttgttTTCTCGCTTCTCATTCGGCTTGTCCTCCGTTCCATTGCGAACCGTCCCCTGTTCGAGGAGGCTCAACCGCCTGCTAACGCTTCCGACGTGGCCTCCTCCACCGCGTCAACTTCATCCTCCCCATTCTTCCAGCAGATtcgtcgcttctctctcctcctgcaTGTGAACGAGGAGCGGGCCCTATTCTCCCGCTACCCACCACTGCCTACCCTGGAAATATCCGAAGAGcccctctcttcgtcctcgtctctctcctcttgcaCGTCGCTTCACACGTTTCTTCTCACCGCAAAGGCTTcgctgaaggcgaagcgcaTAGCTGTCGAGCAACTGTTCTCCTTCCTGCATGACTCCGAGCTCCAAAACCTTCTCACACCCTCCATTCA AGATTTCGCGGCACTGGAACTCGTGAAAATCGACACGACCCTGCGGGCACTGCTGcccgctctgcggcggacggcgacggtCTTGGCGGATGCAACGGCCACAGAGGCCCTGCGGGCTTCCCTGCGTCCCTCCTTTTATTCGTTCGCGCTACCGGGGCAGGCGCAGACTGGAGGCGAATCTtcggcaggcgacgaagcgCGACACGAGGAAGGAAGTGCCGGCGTGCTGGCTACGCGGCTCTTGGCTCTGTGGTCGACTTCGCTGCGCCGGTTTCTCCAGGCTTCGCTGGGGGTGTACGTACCGAGCTCGTCAGACAAGCAGCGCGCGCTCATCGACCTCTCGTTTGTTGCCTTCAGTCCAGCAGAAGCCTCGCCTCACATTCTggaggccttcctcgctttctgctcgccggcctccgcgcgctgtttagacgacggcgccgcctcgcttttGCCGGCGGATGCCGAGCCGCGAAAAAGGAGGAGACACCACAGTCAGGACGGCGATGGCGCCGGAGAGCCGCTCGCGAGTCTCGACATCCTGAAGGAGGTGCTTCTGTGCTACAGAGACTTCATCGCGTCGGTCTTCCACTCCCTCGAAGGCGCCTGGAGAGCCTCGGGTAGGGCTCGTCCCTGGCGGGtgcgaagcgaagacgagggagaagaagctcgcgagcgagaagacttCTACGCGACCTTGGAAGAGGCGTCTTCactctcgccttcgttctCAGCCTTTATTGAAGCCAGCGACAGCCAggaacgcagacgacgaacCCGACACTCTGCGCGCACACACGgagatgcagaggcggaggaaccGCAGCCGTTCCTCCCTCTGCATTTCCCGGGAGCTGCTGGAGAGAGGCCCAGTGTCGTCGACCGCCTCCTGACGAGTTCAGACGATCCAg CTGGCCTCCCGCACCTTCTGCGCCTCATCACCTGCCTCGTGGACGCCCTGCtagcgcgtgcggcgcgggccGTGAACGCGACCGGGTGCTTGGCCGCTTGTCCGCTCTTCGACGCCGCGAAAGCCGCCGAAAAATGTCCCTCGTCTGcgaagcgggcgcgcgcACGGGGACACGCGGCTTCCTCAAACGCCGCGGGTCGCTCCGCCGAGCAGGCCCCCGcaagggcggcgccggtcgcaggcggcgatgcTGGGTGGAGGGGGGactgcgaggcgagcgctGAGCCTGAGAAAACGACGCTGGGGAGAGAACGCGGAGATGACAGAGCAGACGAAGCACCCGGCAGCAGGGAGACGACCGACTGG gcgtccGTAGAGGCTTGCGTGCCCCTGGCGttctcgctctgcggctcCTTCCTGAAGCTGCTTCGGCTCTGTGTGGACATGGGCCCCGCCCTGGCGTCGGTCTCCCCCGggctcgcgccttctgcaggcgggagcggcggcgtggaggcgttTGTAGCTGAGGCCACGTCGGCCTGTCTACGCCGCTGCATGCACCTGGAGAGCCTCGCGAGCcacctgcgggcgcggcgcggctccaaCGCGCCGTCGTGCGCCTGCTCTGCGA cctgcgcttATCCGCGAACTACGCGGCTGGCGCTGGGCTTCCGCTGCGCACCGGCGCTCGTGGCGGTGGCGGTCCTctgcacgcggccgcgcacgttcgtcgtcgacggcgaggctCTTCGCGATGAGGCAGTCGAAGAGCAGCTGGCTGACGAGACCGAAGACAGTCCTttcgcgctgccgtcgctcttcgccgcgatGCAG GCAGACGAGGACTTTCGCCGTGACGTTTTTTCGGTGCTCGCCTTCGATTCAAAGTTTTCGTTCCTGCTCTACCGCCTTCCGTACTCCCTTGCGCGGGGGGCTCTCGA GTTTCTCGCGGCGCATCAGCCgaacgaggcgcggcggcggtggccGTTTTACGTGCTCCTGTCCTCTGTGCGAGCGCTCTACGAAGACAGACAAGAGGACGGAGCTTG GCTGGAGTCGGCCATTGCGTCCACCTGCATGCATcagccagctgctgcgcgggcctctcagtctctctgcttcccgACATG GCAGGGGCTTCAGGAGGCGAGTCtgagcgccgacggcgacgccttctCGGTCGTGGATCTTTACCGAGACCTTCTGGCTGGGGCTTCTGAGTGCGAAG actTCGTTCCCcagcgtctcttcttcctcggcctggcgcggacgctggcggcgggTCCGCGCCTGGAGGTCTCCAACacgacgctgcgcctccagcagcaaCTGCGGCACACGCAGATGCGTTCGTTCCCGCGCGCCGTTCTCCTCGATGACATCGCGCTTGACATGCTTTGCGCAAGTCTGCAATGCGCCCTCCT AGGGCGCTGCCAGGGCGTGTTGGAGAAGATAGACGTCTTTGAGCAGGTGATCGCCCTCGTGGAACGGCGCCTGACAGAAAATTTTGCGAAGC ACCGTTTGTTCGCGCTTCGGACTCTCCGCGaagtcgcgcgccttctgccgaCACTGCTTCTCGCGGAGGCCCTGACGCGCCCTTTGTTTACG CAATTCTGGTCCCTCGTCTTCAGAGTGGACTCGCTCctctttctgcctcttctgtcGCTTTTCCGCGGCTCAGAGGGGGGAACGTCTTTGCTCGATGCGCAGCAATCTTCCAGCAGCGAAccgtccttctccgccggcctGGGCGCACTGCTGGAAAGTCTGTCCTACGAGCTCCTCTGCCGCTACGGCCCCAGTCTTTTAACGCTCCAGCCCAACACAGCGCCGCCGGATGAGAACGTCTTTAGAGCCCTGAGCAgtctcctttcttctcgcggcgcggaggtcccgacctcctcctcgcctgtcgcccccccccctgcgtctcctccttcagCCGCCGAGAACGGGCTGGGGGGAAGCGGGGAACCGAGCGCGGAACGGCGTGAGAAGGAGCTCGATTTGAAAGACTTGCTGCTGGTGCTGCTCGCCTTCTACGTTCAGAAGCAACAAgaactcgcggcggcggcgacgcaggcctcctctgcgtgcaACCCGATGCGCCTCAGCGGGGACTCCTCGCCTCGACAGgtgggcgcagccgcggcggtcgccttcGGGCCGCAGGATGGAGCCTGTCTGTGA